From a single Alkalihalophilus pseudofirmus genomic region:
- a CDS encoding peptidoglycan-binding domain-containing protein, with translation MKKWQKISAAIVTATILAAGVPSGVGAQAASVPYIFDLSQSGTLKEGSRGENVKIMQRALNREMGAELTEDGIFGPNTKTAVLAFQKTKSELKNDGIYGPATHKALSLEFNTWGFSNEVLKVGSRGEAVNTLQRGLKDMSYNVGVDGVYGPQTRDAVIKFQERFPSLANDGIFGPRTKEVMDKVLND, from the coding sequence ATGAAAAAATGGCAAAAAATTTCTGCAGCCATCGTAACAGCCACAATATTAGCCGCAGGTGTTCCATCTGGTGTTGGAGCACAAGCAGCAAGCGTACCTTACATTTTTGACCTTTCTCAATCAGGTACTTTAAAGGAAGGGTCACGCGGAGAAAACGTTAAAATTATGCAGCGTGCGTTAAACAGAGAAATGGGTGCAGAGCTAACTGAAGATGGAATCTTTGGTCCGAATACGAAAACAGCTGTCCTAGCTTTCCAAAAAACAAAGTCTGAATTAAAAAATGATGGTATTTACGGCCCCGCCACTCACAAAGCATTATCATTAGAATTTAATACTTGGGGATTTTCTAATGAAGTATTGAAAGTGGGCAGCCGTGGAGAAGCAGTAAATACATTACAGCGCGGCTTAAAGGATATGAGCTACAATGTGGGGGTGGATGGTGTATACGGCCCACAAACGAGAGATGCTGTTATTAAATTTCAAGAACGCTTCCCATCCTTAGCTAATGATGGAATCTTCGGTCCGAGAACCAAAGAAGTAATGGATAAAGTGTTAAATGATTAA
- a CDS encoding class I SAM-dependent DNA methyltransferase translates to MNIYENLAWIEPIIAPPEEYAEEVERYVKVLKDHAARELKTMLHLGCGAGGHDSQFKKHFEVTGVDISEGMLNVAKKNNPEITYLHGDMRTVDLNRQFDIVAIPDSIMYMNTVENLHAAIQTAAKHVKPGGLMFFVIHTKEEFQNNNFSYMAEKEDIHVTILENNHINSDNTYEATMIYLLRENGKLSIHHDVHLLGLFSHKTWVDTLATYTKETRFVDMNDLYDANLLEDGEYKLKMVISKC, encoded by the coding sequence ATGAATATCTACGAGAATTTAGCTTGGATAGAACCTATTATTGCCCCTCCAGAAGAGTATGCAGAAGAAGTAGAACGTTATGTAAAAGTTCTTAAGGATCATGCTGCTAGAGAGTTGAAAACAATGCTGCACTTAGGCTGCGGTGCAGGTGGGCATGACTCCCAATTTAAAAAGCATTTTGAGGTAACTGGTGTAGATATAAGTGAAGGAATGCTAAACGTAGCAAAAAAAAACAATCCTGAAATCACATACCTACATGGAGATATGCGTACAGTCGATCTTAATCGTCAATTTGATATCGTGGCGATTCCTGATTCAATTATGTATATGAATACAGTTGAAAATTTACATGCTGCAATCCAAACAGCAGCTAAGCATGTAAAGCCAGGCGGGCTGATGTTTTTCGTCATTCATACAAAAGAAGAATTTCAAAATAATAACTTTTCCTATATGGCTGAAAAAGAGGATATCCACGTTACCATCCTCGAAAACAATCATATTAATTCAGACAACACCTACGAAGCAACCATGATCTATTTACTTCGTGAAAACGGGAAGCTCAGCATTCATCATGACGTTCACCTGCTTGGCCTATTTAGTCATAAGACTTGGGTAGATACCTTAGCAACCTACACTAAAGAGACAAGATTTGTAGATATGAATGATCTTTATGATGCAAACCTGCTTGAGGACGGAGAGTATAAGCTGAAGATGGTTATAAGTAAATGTTAA
- a CDS encoding sodium:solute symporter family protein, protein MLSTSTGYLILFIFGSFFTILTIVMQRRRKTAMTAEQFSTAGRNVGVGLASASIIAAWTWAATLMMSSSTGFQYGISGPYWYAAGACIQVLLFAIVAIHLKRKAPKAHTFLEFIGKRFDKKNHKLMMVFALMTNIIVTSMVILGGAIALNSLTGMNIYIAAFLIPLTFTIYTMIGGLKASFIADYLNTVMIFVILTIFAAAVYMQFGVQTVYEGLRSLPESQQMLTMGSIPGLLFGMINIIGNFGTVFVDQSYWQRAIASKDSAASKAYIYGGIAWFSIPFAIATFLGVTAAGLGLNVGDPDASAPLMAAHVLGTVGSILFLVMLFMAVMSTGAAELTAITNIIVTDIYRKSINPLASSAKTLKVSRIVTLSFGLAMGVFSVLLFSIGIGLGFVYMAMGIFVSGAVIPLTIGLLWKRATNNGCFWGALLGMVSGVTVWNVSAYVMHGAINVESLGHLHSMLFGNLTVFIVSGVISIGHALMSNEQFDFEAMKDSFKSFDDEQEELIVVAKKEVV, encoded by the coding sequence ATGCTATCAACGTCCACGGGGTATTTGATTTTATTCATTTTCGGCAGTTTCTTTACCATCTTGACCATTGTAATGCAGCGCAGACGAAAAACAGCTATGACAGCGGAACAATTCAGCACGGCAGGTAGAAATGTTGGTGTAGGGCTGGCAAGCGCATCTATTATTGCCGCTTGGACATGGGCAGCCACATTAATGATGTCCTCTTCGACAGGTTTTCAGTACGGAATCAGCGGTCCTTATTGGTATGCAGCTGGTGCTTGTATTCAAGTATTGTTATTTGCCATCGTTGCGATTCACTTAAAACGGAAAGCGCCTAAAGCTCACACGTTTCTTGAATTTATCGGAAAACGCTTTGACAAGAAAAATCATAAATTGATGATGGTTTTTGCCTTAATGACCAACATAATTGTAACATCCATGGTTATTTTAGGAGGGGCGATCGCTCTTAACTCATTAACTGGAATGAATATTTACATAGCGGCCTTTTTAATTCCTTTAACCTTCACCATTTATACAATGATTGGCGGCTTGAAAGCTTCATTTATTGCCGATTATTTAAACACAGTCATGATTTTTGTTATCTTAACGATTTTTGCTGCTGCAGTTTATATGCAATTCGGTGTTCAAACCGTATATGAGGGGTTACGTTCTCTTCCTGAATCACAGCAAATGCTGACAATGGGTTCGATTCCGGGTTTATTATTTGGAATGATAAACATTATAGGAAACTTCGGAACAGTGTTTGTTGATCAATCTTACTGGCAGCGAGCGATTGCAAGTAAGGACAGTGCTGCTTCTAAAGCATACATTTACGGTGGGATTGCTTGGTTTTCCATTCCTTTTGCTATCGCTACATTCCTCGGTGTAACCGCTGCCGGTTTAGGTTTAAATGTAGGAGACCCGGATGCATCAGCACCATTAATGGCAGCTCATGTACTGGGAACAGTTGGTTCGATTTTATTTTTAGTGATGCTGTTTATGGCTGTCATGTCAACAGGAGCTGCTGAATTAACAGCCATTACAAATATTATTGTCACAGATATTTACCGTAAATCAATAAACCCGTTAGCAAGCAGTGCAAAAACATTAAAAGTATCTCGCATCGTTACGTTAAGTTTCGGTTTAGCGATGGGTGTCTTTTCTGTATTGCTATTTAGTATCGGTATAGGCCTTGGTTTTGTCTATATGGCAATGGGAATCTTTGTTAGTGGTGCCGTCATTCCATTAACGATCGGCCTATTGTGGAAGCGAGCAACAAATAATGGCTGCTTCTGGGGGGCATTACTCGGTATGGTCTCAGGAGTGACTGTCTGGAATGTTTCTGCATATGTCATGCATGGGGCAATAAATGTTGAATCACTTGGGCATCTTCATTCTATGCTGTTCGGCAACCTGACTGTCTTTATCGTCAGCGGTGTCATTTCAATCGGCCATGCGCTTATGTCCAATGAACAATTTGACTTTGAAGCAATGAAAGATTCTTTCAAAAGCTTTGATGATGAACAAGAAGAATTAATTGTGGTTGCTAAGAAGGAGGTTGTGTAA
- a CDS encoding SDR family oxidoreductase, giving the protein MRHLKGKVALVAGGTRGAGRGIAMELGAAGATVYITGRTTRKERSEYDRPETIEETAELVHKLGGVGIAVQVDHLIPQQVDALIKKIEKEHGRLDILVNDIWGGEHLVEWNTPIWEHSLENGLRLLRLAIDTHLITNHYALPLLIKHKGGLVVEVTDGTEHYNKENYRLSMYYDLAKISVNRIAKSLAHELGPHGCTAVSLTPGWLRSELMLELFNVGEENWMDAAAEEPHFVISESPRYIGRAVCALALDQEKEKLNGQSFSSGELAKKYNFTDIDGSQPDCFRYLVEVQEAGKPADASGYR; this is encoded by the coding sequence ATGAGACATTTAAAAGGCAAAGTTGCTTTAGTTGCAGGAGGGACAAGAGGAGCTGGACGCGGGATCGCTATGGAACTTGGAGCAGCTGGTGCGACCGTATACATCACAGGCAGGACAACAAGAAAGGAACGCTCAGAATATGACAGACCAGAGACAATTGAAGAAACAGCAGAACTTGTTCATAAGCTAGGAGGAGTCGGTATTGCTGTGCAGGTTGATCATCTTATTCCTCAACAAGTAGACGCTTTAATCAAAAAGATAGAAAAGGAGCACGGGAGACTTGATATTCTCGTAAACGATATATGGGGAGGGGAGCATTTGGTTGAATGGAATACACCGATTTGGGAGCACTCTTTAGAAAATGGCTTGCGTCTCCTCAGGCTAGCAATCGACACTCATCTCATAACCAATCATTATGCGCTCCCGCTTCTTATTAAACATAAAGGAGGCTTGGTTGTTGAAGTCACGGATGGGACTGAACACTATAATAAAGAGAATTACCGCCTATCGATGTATTATGATTTAGCAAAAATATCAGTCAATCGAATCGCAAAATCCCTCGCCCATGAACTCGGTCCACACGGTTGTACTGCTGTCTCACTTACTCCAGGGTGGCTGCGTTCTGAGTTGATGCTTGAACTTTTTAATGTAGGAGAGGAAAACTGGATGGATGCTGCAGCTGAGGAGCCCCACTTTGTCATTTCAGAATCACCGAGATATATCGGACGAGCCGTTTGTGCACTTGCATTAGATCAAGAAAAAGAGAAGCTTAACGGTCAATCCTTTTCAAGCGGAGAACTCGCTAAAAAGTATAACTTTACCGATATCGACGGCTCTCAACCTGATTGTTTCAGGTATTTAGTTGAGGTACAGGAAGCAGGGAAGCCAGCTGATGCGAGCGGATATAGATAA
- a CDS encoding RNA polymerase sigma factor, translating to MDVKKLVAKAKKGNKEALVQLIMARKDDFYRLAYSYMGNEHDAMDAMDAMIVILYEKIEQLQKNETFYSWSKTILVNHCKTSLTKRKKMVLIDDWQEAEDQAAEIQHSYFQIEQQLDIQELLSHINEHQREAIELKYFHDLDYQTIAKITNAPVGTVKSRVAEGLKRLRRQAGGAVNE from the coding sequence ATGGATGTTAAGAAACTTGTAGCAAAAGCAAAAAAAGGTAATAAGGAAGCATTAGTTCAATTAATTATGGCCAGAAAAGATGATTTCTACCGCCTCGCATACTCTTATATGGGGAATGAGCATGATGCAATGGATGCAATGGATGCAATGATTGTTATTCTTTATGAGAAGATTGAACAACTTCAGAAAAACGAGACTTTCTACAGTTGGAGTAAAACCATATTAGTTAATCATTGTAAAACATCACTAACAAAGAGAAAGAAAATGGTATTGATAGATGATTGGCAAGAGGCAGAGGATCAAGCTGCAGAAATTCAACATTCCTATTTCCAAATTGAACAGCAGCTTGATATTCAAGAATTATTAAGCCATATCAATGAACATCAAAGAGAAGCAATTGAACTAAAGTACTTTCATGATCTGGATTATCAAACGATTGCCAAGATCACAAATGCTCCAGTAGGTACCGTCAAATCAAGAGTGGCAGAGGGGTTAAAAAGACTCAGAAGGCAAGCAGGGGGTGCAGTGAATGAATGA
- a CDS encoding STAS domain-containing protein, with product MPHINKLASHIKENASQLAEQVVDEVLAKIDLIISKEETDLAVCMYTTFMNFIGDTLHTREKGVPAELIEWSKSNAWAIVEAGGKVSDIIVRYPPTREVFAELVETLSAQFELSTHDALYVLTRINEMLDISLDETVIAFEKLSDQYKDKMQKEVKELSAPVVPLQDGVAVLPLMGSITKERADYIQEKVVPKIPQLDIECLIIDFSGISMIDETTAYHIHQIGDVLRLLGIRIITSGISPQLALTSVKGGLDMARVRSYSSVQQALQHI from the coding sequence ATGCCGCACATAAATAAACTTGCAAGTCATATTAAAGAAAATGCATCACAGCTTGCCGAACAGGTTGTTGATGAGGTACTTGCTAAAATAGATTTAATTATTTCAAAAGAAGAGACAGATCTAGCCGTCTGTATGTATACAACTTTTATGAACTTCATTGGTGACACGCTGCACACACGTGAAAAGGGCGTGCCGGCTGAACTCATTGAATGGAGTAAAAGCAATGCGTGGGCGATTGTAGAAGCGGGAGGAAAAGTTTCTGATATCATCGTTCGTTACCCTCCAACGCGTGAAGTTTTTGCTGAGTTGGTAGAAACGTTAAGTGCTCAATTTGAGTTATCTACTCATGACGCACTATATGTTTTAACACGAATTAATGAAATGCTCGATATTAGTTTAGATGAAACGGTCATCGCTTTTGAGAAGTTATCTGATCAATACAAAGACAAAATGCAAAAAGAAGTAAAAGAATTATCGGCTCCGGTTGTACCGCTTCAAGACGGGGTAGCTGTACTACCGTTAATGGGCAGCATCACAAAAGAAAGAGCAGATTATATTCAAGAAAAAGTAGTCCCTAAAATACCTCAGCTGGATATAGAATGTCTAATCATCGATTTCTCGGGTATATCTATGATTGATGAAACGACAGCTTATCATATTCATCAAATCGGTGATGTACTAAGGCTGTTAGGGATAAGAATCATTACATCAGGTATAAGTCCGCAATTAGCTTTAACCTCTGTTAAAGGCGGACTAGATATGGCAAGAGTGAGATCGTATTCGAGTGTACAACAGGCTCTTCAACACATCTAA
- a CDS encoding putative glycolipid-binding domain-containing protein yields MEKVMWKHVKQFGFECCLLTSGDAELTAQGTIIYETTSPAQAHVVNYFIKFDEKWITRNVEICVDDYYKLILSTDGEGNWFNVAGNSIQKLKGAIDIDISNSPFSNSLPINRLSWKLSDHNFIDVVYISLPTLEIKKIPQSYKFLYQDGCLRYFHYQCGKRFEQTLSVDTNGLVFRYPKLFERLL; encoded by the coding sequence ATGGAAAAAGTGATGTGGAAGCACGTAAAACAATTTGGTTTTGAATGCTGTTTATTAACATCTGGAGATGCGGAGTTAACTGCCCAAGGCACAATAATCTATGAAACAACATCCCCTGCACAAGCCCATGTGGTCAACTATTTTATTAAATTTGATGAAAAATGGATTACAAGGAATGTTGAGATCTGTGTGGATGACTACTATAAATTAATTCTAAGTACAGACGGTGAAGGTAATTGGTTTAATGTAGCTGGTAATTCTATACAAAAGCTAAAAGGTGCCATTGATATAGACATTTCAAACTCTCCCTTTTCTAATTCCTTGCCTATAAATCGCTTAAGCTGGAAATTAAGTGATCACAACTTTATCGATGTCGTTTATATTTCCCTTCCTACTCTTGAAATCAAAAAAATTCCACAATCCTATAAATTCCTATACCAAGATGGATGCTTACGATATTTCCACTATCAATGTGGGAAAAGATTCGAACAAACATTAAGTGTTGATACCAACGGTTTAGTCTTTCGGTATCCGAAGCTGTTTGAACGTTTACTGTAA
- a CDS encoding helix-turn-helix transcriptional regulator has protein sequence MRADRLLSILFTLQQNEKMTTKELAKQLEVTERTIHRDMDALSAAGIPVFAERGKYGGWKIVEEYKKAFSGLKESELKTLFLSPSSHLLTDLGIEHEWSDARKKLLATYPAKKKQELTRSWDRIHIDSSTWRKRNAMTKEDELKELQQAVWNDVNVEIDYEKADGKRSNRVISPLGLVAKGRTWYVVAVSNGQLRNFKVSRIHSVTLLSESFDRPVDFNLAEYWHESKQQFIENLPKYKVDIFISPSIVKRLTFTGQFVQIIKIDELNEDGWFPAILSFDTKEEATQYMLGFGDHVRINQPEELKKEVTQMAAAVLRMYEKAKQE, from the coding sequence ATGCGAGCTGATCGTTTACTATCTATTTTATTCACTCTACAACAGAATGAAAAAATGACCACAAAAGAACTAGCAAAACAATTAGAAGTGACGGAAAGAACGATCCATCGTGATATGGACGCATTAAGTGCAGCAGGGATTCCTGTGTTTGCAGAAAGAGGAAAGTATGGCGGCTGGAAAATAGTCGAGGAATATAAGAAGGCTTTTTCAGGCTTAAAAGAGAGTGAACTTAAAACATTATTCCTCTCCCCTTCTTCTCACTTGCTTACTGATTTAGGAATCGAACATGAATGGAGTGATGCGAGAAAAAAGCTATTGGCAACATATCCAGCAAAGAAAAAACAAGAATTAACACGCAGCTGGGATCGCATCCATATTGATTCAAGTACCTGGAGAAAAAGAAATGCTATGACGAAAGAAGATGAGCTTAAGGAATTGCAGCAGGCTGTCTGGAATGACGTAAACGTAGAGATTGACTATGAAAAAGCTGATGGCAAACGGAGTAATAGAGTTATCTCCCCGCTCGGATTAGTGGCCAAAGGAAGAACATGGTATGTGGTGGCAGTATCGAATGGGCAGCTGAGGAATTTTAAGGTTTCAAGAATTCATTCTGTTACCCTGTTAAGTGAATCATTTGACCGGCCTGTAGATTTTAATCTTGCTGAGTATTGGCATGAATCTAAACAGCAATTCATCGAGAACTTGCCTAAATATAAGGTGGATATATTCATATCACCTTCTATTGTGAAGCGTTTAACGTTTACTGGGCAATTTGTCCAAATCATTAAGATAGATGAGCTGAATGAAGACGGCTGGTTCCCTGCTATACTTTCCTTTGATACAAAAGAAGAAGCAACTCAGTATATGCTTGGTTTTGGTGATCATGTGCGGATTAATCAACCAGAGGAACTGAAAAAGGAAGTAACACAAATGGCAGCTGCTGTGCTTCGAATGTATGAAAAAGCAAAACAGGAGTGA
- a CDS encoding DUF4179 domain-containing protein: protein MNELEKQLSERKIELQSTTAPPELEGRLRDALSTIPPKKAKPLKLMWRLSAAALFFIVLVGYQFNGFAYYGKKFLGFDDLNSGTLNQLNEAGMGQNVDEQIVLEDGSILTIDGVMTDANQLIMYYTVSNEEGLDEESIHTLHLHHISGFLTNSNASSGTSTFHENHTEIKGLMRFDPVSGFAKNLTLTLHEYIEDSPLIEKKITFPYNPNLAMQTQLKQPINETLKVDQGQITFTSITATPTSTFIEGKLNVDNYGRLNQDFAGLELIANGKPVIRSGSSSRSHIRGYTFDIRYDALPENLETLELKMKRFVGYEGLNQRVDLDSFVGETIDLNGKRLRIKEINRAEDELHLIIATEDDVLLDGVTLISEEASIPLSTTLNQTYTADENGYEWKVRTLVFKTAGDADALHIEGMHFMKEYDLSVEIPIK, encoded by the coding sequence ATGAATGAATTAGAAAAACAATTATCAGAGAGAAAAATAGAGTTACAATCTACCACGGCGCCGCCTGAATTAGAAGGAAGGCTGCGAGATGCTCTATCTACCATACCTCCTAAAAAAGCAAAACCTTTGAAGCTGATGTGGAGACTCTCAGCTGCAGCACTCTTTTTTATAGTACTTGTAGGTTATCAGTTTAATGGTTTTGCTTATTACGGAAAGAAGTTTTTAGGGTTTGACGACCTTAATTCTGGCACATTGAATCAGTTAAATGAAGCAGGAATGGGGCAAAATGTTGATGAACAAATCGTTTTAGAGGACGGCTCTATCCTGACGATTGATGGTGTGATGACTGATGCGAACCAACTCATAATGTATTACACCGTTTCAAATGAAGAGGGATTAGATGAGGAGTCCATTCACACGCTTCATCTTCATCATATCAGCGGCTTTCTAACCAATTCAAATGCTAGCAGCGGAACTTCCACATTTCATGAGAATCATACAGAAATAAAAGGACTGATGAGATTTGACCCAGTCAGCGGCTTTGCGAAAAATCTGACACTTACTTTACATGAATATATTGAAGATTCACCTTTAATCGAGAAGAAGATAACATTTCCGTATAACCCTAACCTAGCGATGCAAACACAACTCAAGCAGCCGATCAATGAAACACTTAAAGTGGACCAAGGTCAAATAACCTTTACATCAATAACAGCCACCCCGACTAGTACGTTTATTGAAGGGAAATTGAATGTAGATAATTATGGAAGATTGAATCAGGATTTCGCGGGGCTCGAACTAATAGCAAACGGCAAACCTGTTATACGCTCCGGAAGCAGCAGCCGCTCTCACATACGTGGCTATACCTTTGATATTCGATATGATGCATTACCAGAAAATCTTGAAACGTTGGAACTGAAAATGAAAAGATTTGTAGGATATGAGGGTTTGAATCAGAGAGTTGATTTGGATTCATTTGTAGGTGAAACGATTGATTTGAATGGTAAACGTCTGCGGATTAAAGAAATAAATCGAGCAGAAGACGAGCTTCATCTAATCATAGCTACAGAAGATGATGTATTATTAGACGGAGTAACCCTCATTTCTGAAGAGGCATCAATACCTTTATCGACCACCCTTAATCAAACGTATACGGCAGATGAAAACGGGTACGAGTGGAAGGTGCGGACACTTGTATTCAAAACAGCTGGAGATGCTGATGCACTTCACATCGAAGGAATGCATTTTATGAAAGAGTATGATTTGAGCGTGGAGATACCAATTAAATAA
- a CDS encoding RNA polymerase sigma factor, translating into MNDHDLIREILSGDEEAVNELHNRYVDRLFHYIYIQTNSYHDSEELLQDVFFKAARQLERFEGRSSFKTWLFKIARNMVIDYYRKKPAKRNSITMETDTLTALAGENESAETTVIRHLHINEVLKKMDKLPAHYQTVLHLRFVEDFSIKETADIMGKSSLAVKSMQRRARLALSEEISLEVSSR; encoded by the coding sequence ATGAATGATCACGACCTAATTCGTGAAATTCTATCAGGTGATGAAGAAGCTGTGAATGAGCTGCATAACCGCTATGTCGACCGGTTATTTCATTATATTTATATACAGACAAACAGCTATCATGACTCAGAAGAATTACTGCAAGATGTATTTTTCAAGGCTGCAAGACAATTAGAGCGTTTTGAAGGCCGATCATCATTTAAAACCTGGTTATTTAAAATTGCTAGAAATATGGTTATAGACTACTACCGTAAAAAACCTGCGAAACGGAATTCAATAACAATGGAGACTGATACATTAACAGCGCTTGCTGGGGAAAATGAATCAGCCGAAACAACTGTGATAAGACATTTACATATCAATGAAGTGCTTAAAAAGATGGATAAACTGCCTGCACACTATCAAACGGTACTTCATTTACGATTTGTCGAAGATTTCTCTATAAAGGAAACCGCTGACATTATGGGTAAAAGCTCTTTAGCTGTAAAGTCAATGCAGCGTAGAGCTAGATTGGCCTTATCTGAAGAGATCTCTCTGGAGGTGAGCAGCAGATGA
- a CDS encoding GNAT family N-acetyltransferase — MKTELVTERLCLRKMDEGDAGFLFEIWSDPEVTKYMNISSFTEIKQAEEMISLLNQLADENQAIRYSMIESASNKIIGSCGFNVIDLENEKVEIGYELSTFYWGKGFATEALTALLSYAFETLSIHRVEAKVQPANLPSIKLLNKLQFSYEGTLRQSEKARGSFVDLAMYSRLRTD, encoded by the coding sequence ATTAAGACAGAATTAGTAACAGAAAGATTATGTTTAAGAAAGATGGATGAAGGTGATGCAGGATTTCTATTTGAGATATGGTCCGATCCAGAGGTTACCAAATACATGAATATTTCATCTTTTACAGAGATAAAGCAAGCTGAAGAAATGATCTCATTATTGAATCAACTTGCAGATGAAAATCAAGCTATACGTTATTCAATGATTGAATCAGCTTCTAATAAAATCATAGGTTCGTGTGGGTTTAATGTGATTGATCTAGAGAATGAGAAAGTAGAAATTGGTTATGAGCTATCTACATTTTATTGGGGAAAAGGGTTTGCAACAGAGGCTTTAACCGCACTGTTGTCATATGCCTTTGAAACATTGTCCATTCATCGAGTAGAAGCAAAGGTACAGCCTGCTAATCTACCTTCAATTAAATTACTTAATAAGCTGCAATTCAGCTACGAAGGCACGTTAAGGCAAAGCGAAAAAGCTCGAGGATCTTTTGTTGATTTAGCTATGTATTCTAGATTAAGAACGGACTGA
- the sda gene encoding sporulation histidine kinase inhibitor Sda, which translates to MFNNEEYSRRFFENFSDDFLLEAHHMSLKKGLDHTFISLLEEELEIRGIHKDDWK; encoded by the coding sequence ATGTTTAATAATGAAGAGTATTCAAGAAGGTTTTTTGAAAATTTCAGTGATGACTTCTTATTAGAAGCACATCATATGTCCCTGAAAAAAGGTCTTGATCATACATTTATCTCCTTATTAGAAGAGGAACTTGAAATACGTGGAATTCATAAAGATGACTGGAAGTAA
- a CDS encoding staygreen family protein codes for MARLDPDKLTVNYREGVTPTEPIIPRRYTLTHSDFTGELFLTIGEEFAFDEITEMRDEVLGEWVSYNDTYYLHLYVYVGNFGPALNAIRDEIFRRELPLALEAIVYGDTPFFEAHPDLYDAPIWIQFDSEDPAYQAFENWGRPRDYQL; via the coding sequence ATGGCAAGGTTAGATCCTGATAAATTAACAGTGAATTACAGAGAAGGAGTCACACCAACAGAACCAATTATACCCCGGCGCTACACTTTGACTCATTCAGACTTCACTGGAGAATTGTTTTTAACAATTGGTGAGGAGTTTGCGTTTGATGAAATAACTGAAATGCGTGATGAAGTGCTTGGGGAATGGGTATCTTACAATGACACGTATTACCTCCATCTATACGTTTATGTCGGTAATTTCGGACCAGCTTTAAATGCAATACGAGATGAAATTTTCAGGCGGGAGTTACCACTTGCACTAGAAGCCATTGTATATGGAGATACGCCCTTTTTCGAAGCGCACCCAGATCTGTATGATGCACCGATTTGGATTCAATTTGATTCGGAAGATCCCGCATATCAAGCATTTGAAAATTGGGGGAGACCAAGGGATTATCAACTGTAA